In Bacteroidota bacterium, a single genomic region encodes these proteins:
- the frr gene encoding ribosome recycling factor — MNELIKPLVDGMNAAMEKCLSHTEHEFSRIRAGKATPNMLDMVHAEVYGMNMPLNQVATVSTSDARTLVITPFDKTSIGPIERGITDANLGFNPTNDGHVIRILVPALTEDRRRDLVKNVKAAAEHARVTIRNERKDYNERIRKLKADGMSEDDMKGGEEKIQQITNATIAKVDSVMAAKEKDIMTV; from the coding sequence ATGAATGAATTAATAAAACCACTAGTTGATGGCATGAATGCTGCCATGGAAAAATGTTTGAGCCATACTGAGCATGAGTTCTCTCGGATTCGTGCGGGTAAGGCAACTCCTAATATGTTGGACATGGTTCATGCCGAAGTATATGGTATGAATATGCCGTTGAATCAAGTTGCAACAGTTAGCACTTCTGATGCACGCACTTTGGTTATAACACCTTTCGATAAAACATCTATTGGCCCTATTGAGCGTGGCATTACGGATGCTAATTTAGGTTTCAATCCTACTAATGATGGACATGTAATACGCATTTTAGTTCCCGCACTTACCGAGGATCGCCGCCGCGATTTGGTAAAGAATGTAAAAGCTGCTGCCGAACATGCTAGGGTAACTATTCGCAACGAACGTAAAGATTATAATGAACGCATTCGCAAATTAAAAGCTGATGGGATGAGCGAGGACGATATGAAAGGAGGTGAAGAAAAAATTCAGCAAATTACGAATGCAACCATAGCTAAAGTTGATAGCGTAATGGCTGCGAAGGAAAAAGATATAATGACTGTTTAA
- the pyrH gene encoding UMP kinase, translating to MEPLKYKRVLLKLSGESLMGDKQYGIDPAVLEQYASEVKLAIDMGVEVGIVIGGGNIFRGVQGVQGGVVDRAQGDYMGMLATVINSMALQGALEKHGIKTRLLSAIKMEQICEPFIRRRAIRHLEKGRVVIFGAGTGNPYFTTDTAASLRAVEIEADLVLKGTRVDGIYTADPEKDPSATKYDELTFSEVYKQGLNVMDLTAITLCQENNLPLVVFDMNKPGNFKRLMMGEKIGTLVK from the coding sequence ATGGAACCATTAAAATATAAACGTGTATTATTGAAATTGAGCGGCGAAAGCTTGATGGGCGATAAGCAGTATGGCATCGACCCCGCGGTGCTTGAGCAATATGCCAGTGAAGTGAAACTTGCCATTGATATGGGTGTGGAGGTTGGAATTGTGATAGGAGGGGGAAATATTTTTAGAGGGGTGCAAGGGGTGCAAGGCGGCGTAGTGGATAGGGCACAAGGCGATTATATGGGCATGCTTGCCACGGTTATTAATTCAATGGCTTTGCAAGGAGCATTAGAAAAACATGGAATAAAAACACGATTGCTAAGTGCGATAAAAATGGAGCAGATTTGTGAGCCATTTATTCGTCGCAGGGCTATTCGACATCTGGAGAAAGGAAGGGTAGTAATATTTGGAGCGGGTACTGGCAATCCTTATTTCACAACCGACACTGCTGCATCGCTTAGGGCTGTGGAGATTGAAGCCGACTTGGTTTTAAAAGGTACACGAGTGGATGGTATATATACTGCCGACCCAGAAAAGGATCCTAGTGCAACCAAATATGATGAACTCACATTTTCGGAAGTATATAAACAAGGTTTAAACGTGATGGATTTAACAGCTATTACTTTATGCCAAGAAAACAATTTACCTCTCGTAGTTTTTGATATGAACAAACCGGGCAATTTTAAAAGATTGATGATGGGAGAAAAAATAGGGACGTTGGTAAAATAG
- a CDS encoding biosynthetic peptidoglycan transglycosylase: MLGRRKNLYNADTPKKRRSFRWLKITLISLGSIIILSVLLAFFFRQNLLNWAIEKAQAKAKNYHATLVVGSATISGIANVEITKMALIPDNADTLLYIGKASTGLRIWKFITGNIMFSHLQLDQGYARLVRYDSTRTNYSNFTKKSDSSEVESSSKVSLAQKGYRIIKNILGQIPGKIEVGDFTISYTRGENNYYIKADGLRLNDEQLKCNIDISTPVKEVVSKKEVVSKKEESKKVKNKRRKIEIINTPVNTASVQRLKVEGLFDPDNMTGDVKIKSRDFDMMYMPLIQEKMGLKLGAKELNLKLNEVEYDNGELVLKTFAEMKDIVINHPRLSNNDVKVAVGSGDIHIMVGENYITLDSSSTFKLNKINVHPYFRYQRSPVIDYDLKLATDRMIANDFFNSLPDGMFESLAGIDAEGFLTYRMDCHLCDTSPWDVSFNSDMQKENFRIKRYGKAYLPLINGEFVYTTYEYGNAKKIVIGPDNPDYTGYDNISEYLKNAVLTTEDPAFFGHRGFIIESIRQSIAQNYVYKRFIRGGSTISMQLVKNIYLSRQKTLSRKMEEMLLVWMIENLGIVGKQRMLEVYMNIIEWGPGIYGVGEASRFYFEKSPSQLNLQEAIFMASIIPRPKWFASSFNDTTQMLKKHYKGYYNQISGLMVARKLINPEDTTGLEPNVVLRGPAKSMLRKTIPVSDSTELYDSPPMLLDEMKFRDY; the protein is encoded by the coding sequence TTGCTTGGCCGCCGAAAAAATTTGTATAATGCCGATACGCCTAAAAAACGTAGAAGTTTTCGATGGCTTAAGATTACTTTGATTTCTTTAGGAAGTATTATCATACTTTCAGTTTTGTTAGCATTCTTTTTCAGACAAAATTTATTAAATTGGGCAATTGAAAAAGCCCAAGCCAAAGCAAAAAATTACCATGCAACTTTGGTAGTGGGCTCAGCAACTATATCAGGAATTGCCAATGTGGAAATTACCAAGATGGCTCTCATTCCTGACAATGCAGATACCTTATTATATATTGGAAAAGCTTCCACAGGTTTGCGTATATGGAAATTTATAACAGGGAATATTATGTTCTCGCATTTGCAATTAGACCAGGGTTATGCAAGGCTCGTACGTTACGATTCCACGCGAACAAATTATAGTAATTTTACCAAAAAAAGTGATAGTTCCGAAGTGGAAAGCAGTTCCAAAGTAAGTTTGGCTCAGAAAGGATATAGAATTATCAAAAATATATTGGGGCAAATTCCGGGGAAAATAGAAGTCGGAGATTTTACGATATCATATACCCGTGGTGAGAATAATTATTATATAAAAGCCGATGGTCTAAGGTTGAATGATGAGCAATTGAAGTGTAATATAGATATTTCTACTCCTGTAAAAGAAGTTGTAAGTAAAAAAGAAGTTGTAAGTAAAAAAGAAGAAAGTAAAAAAGTAAAAAATAAGAGGAGAAAAATTGAAATAATAAATACACCAGTAAACACAGCTTCAGTGCAGCGACTTAAAGTAGAGGGGTTGTTCGACCCTGATAATATGACAGGCGATGTAAAAATAAAAAGTCGTGACTTTGATATGATGTATATGCCCTTAATACAGGAAAAAATGGGACTGAAACTTGGGGCGAAAGAATTGAATTTGAAACTGAATGAAGTGGAATATGATAATGGCGAATTGGTACTGAAAACTTTTGCCGAGATGAAGGATATTGTTATCAATCACCCTAGGCTTTCCAATAATGATGTGAAAGTTGCAGTGGGCTCTGGCGATATACATATTATGGTTGGCGAAAACTATATAACATTAGATAGCAGTAGTACTTTTAAACTGAATAAAATAAATGTACATCCCTATTTTCGCTATCAACGCAGCCCTGTAATAGATTATGATTTAAAATTGGCAACCGATCGTATGATTGCCAACGATTTTTTCAATTCATTGCCTGATGGCATGTTCGAAAGTTTGGCAGGAATAGATGCAGAAGGGTTTCTCACGTATCGCATGGATTGCCATTTGTGCGATACTTCCCCTTGGGATGTAAGTTTTAATTCGGATATGCAAAAAGAAAATTTCCGAATTAAACGTTACGGAAAAGCTTATCTGCCTTTAATAAATGGAGAGTTTGTATATACTACTTATGAATATGGCAATGCTAAAAAGATAGTTATCGGTCCTGATAATCCTGATTATACCGGGTATGATAATATATCTGAATATTTAAAAAATGCGGTACTTACCACTGAAGACCCTGCATTCTTTGGGCATCGGGGATTTATTATAGAATCGATACGACAGTCCATAGCACAAAATTATGTATATAAAAGATTTATCAGAGGGGGCAGTACTATTTCTATGCAGTTGGTAAAAAATATATATTTAAGTAGGCAAAAAACTTTGTCACGCAAAATGGAAGAAATGTTATTGGTATGGATGATAGAAAATTTGGGAATAGTGGGCAAGCAAAGGATGCTGGAAGTATATATGAATATTATAGAATGGGGGCCTGGCATATATGGTGTGGGAGAGGCCAGCCGTTTTTATTTTGAAAAATCGCCTTCGCAACTCAACTTGCAGGAAGCTATATTTATGGCTTCTATCATACCTCGTCCTAAATGGTTTGCCAGTAGTTTTAATGATACTACCCAAATGTTAAAGAAACACTATAAGGGTTATTATAATCAGATATCAGGATTAATGGTTGCACGAAAACTAATAAACCCAGAAGATACTACAGGGCTTGAACCCAATGTGGTATTGCGTGGACCGGCAAAAAGTATGTTACGTAAAACGATACCAGTTTCAGACAGTACAGAGTTATATGATAGTCCTCCCATGTTGTTGGATGAGATGAAATTTAGAGACTATTAA